Sequence from the Streptomyces peucetius genome:
GAATTGACTCGTTTTCGCTCGCGGAATGCGTCAGCTGAGTTCACTTGTGCAGAACGGTCTGAGCCAACGGGCACAGCCCGCCGACGGCCGTAAATGCTGGGCAGACGACCTGCGGGCCCGCCCTGCAGAGGGGCGACTCCGGTTCACCCGGCCCCTGCCCCTGGTTCTCCCTTCGTGGTGAGCATCCGCTCGACGCGGTCGAAGCGTTCGTGCAGCGCGTGCGCGGTCTCGTCGGACAGCCGATGAACGGCCTCTTCGACCATCCGGTCCAGGTGCCTGCGCCGCCTGTCCTCCCGGCCCACGAACCAGGTCGCCAGGGCGGCGGTGACGATGCCGTACGTGGTGATGCCGACGACCATCACGACCGCGGCGATGACCCGGCCCCATGGCGTCACCGGGTAGAAATCCCCGTAGCCCACCGTGGTAGCCGTCTCGATCGACCACCACAGCGCCGTGGGGTACGTCGTCAGATTGGCGTTCCGGGCGCCCTCTTCGGCGGTCACCACCGTCCAGGACCCAGCCAGCATCGTGATCGCCAGGACGGCCGTGGCACCGCCCGCGGCCTTCAGGTGCAGCGAGCGGTCCTTCCGGCCGAGCAGCACATCCATCGCCCTGGTCAGGAATCCGGGCAGCACGCTGTTCCTCCTGTCTCCGACCGCCGGGACGGGCTACGGCGACGGGCACACAGGTGCGGCAGACGGTGGCGAGCCCGGCAGCCGCTCGCGGGCGGTCCTCGGCGCATCCCGG
This genomic interval carries:
- a CDS encoding potassium channel family protein, coding for MLPGFLTRAMDVLLGRKDRSLHLKAAGGATAVLAITMLAGSWTVVTAEEGARNANLTTYPTALWWSIETATTVGYGDFYPVTPWGRVIAAVVMVVGITTYGIVTAALATWFVGREDRRRRHLDRMVEEAVHRLSDETAHALHERFDRVERMLTTKGEPGAGAG